The genomic interval TTATCTTCTCTAATATCTCTAAAACCAGTAAATATAGGCTTACAACATGCTTCTTTATCAACGATAAGCTTATCGTAATATGAAAGTTTTGAGTAAGATATTTCAATCATATCCCACATTTCTAAGACTCCAATTACCTCTTTTACTTCAATTTCAGTCGGAGCTTGTAAGTTTAAACCCTTAAATTTATAAAATAAACTCCATTCTGAATTCTTTAATATTGCAGTTTTTATAAATTTAAAATCAATAAAATCATCTTTGATACTATTTTGCTCAATCTTGTCATTTATTTCACAAAGCATTAACATTATTAACTTTTCACCATCACTGATCTTCATCTTTTCTCCAATAGATGACCTATTTTCATCTTTCATATTCATTTAAATTTCTTTTTGGAAAAGTGTCAACTTAACACAGGAGTAAAATCTTCTCTAATAATTGATAAAACTAAGTAAATAAATTCTGTAATATAAACCATATAAAAAATAAAACTATTTTTTATAAAACTTTGTATAAAGATCTTTCACTAAAATATCCAGATCTTCTTGAAAAATACTTTTATTACTATAGTTCTTGCAATCGAAACATATTATCGGAGCAATATTTTTCATTATATGATGAGTTCTCTCTTTTCGTTCGAGGTATTCATCATTCTCAAAACCCATAACTTCAATTATAAATTTTTTACTATCCATGTCGATGATAAAATCTGGACGGCATCGTTCATTGAAAATTTCAATATCAAATAATGGCTTTGTAATGCTAAAATTCGAGTTTTTATTTTTTATCTTTAACATTTTAAAAGCATAAATTATTTTATTTAATACAATTCTTTCAAAATTGCTTTCGATAGGTATCAATATATCTCTAGAAAGAATTGCTGCAGCAAATGCATCATAAACTTCAAATTGTGATTTTCTTTTACTATTATGTAAAACACTCATTAAAACTAGGTAAGGTCCTGCATCTTCAGATTTTTCAATTACACCATTAATAAATTTTATACTTCCACTTAAATTCAATATATTATCACCAGCTATATTTATAGCCTTTTCTACTTTATCAATTTTATCCGTTGTAAATAAAATATAACCATGTTTTTTATAACTTTCAGGCCACTTAAAATGAAGATTCTTGATATTATCATATACTGTATACAGGTCTTTAAACGATATTTTGTGTTTAAATAAAAAACACTCACTTAACTTTATATTTGGTGCAATATTCTTTTTACTGACTAAATTCTCAATTTCTTTTATATTCTTAGCCTCTAAATTACTTGAGCTCTGAAGAAAATATTCGTCTTTATAGCAATTTAAGCCTGACAGTTCTACTAAAGTGAAAAGCCTTCTTCCGAGTTTTCCAATATCACTCCGCGTATTCTTTGAATCGTTATTAGTAATACTCTTATTTAATGATATTTCATCACTATTTTTATACATACCAAAAAATTCAATATTTTTTCTTTCCCTTATATACTCAAGATTATTTTTTGATATATTTGTATTTTCCCTATAAAAAACACACCTGATATGATGATCGCAAAATGAATGAACTTTGCTAAAATAGATCGTCTCATCTTTTTGACAAATAGTCATAATAACAGGATTTTGTACATCATTATTGCAATCGCATTTAATCCAATTATTTGCATTTTTTATTTGAAGTAAATATTCAATAAGTTCAGGGTCCTGCTTCCTTTGTAATGAATTATTAGAATACATTCTTTTTAGCTTTTTAGAAATCATTTCTGGTATTTGGTATAGATTTTTCACTTCTTTTAAGTCAAAAATATAATTTTTCTTTACAACATACATAAATCACCTTAAATACTCATTTTCTCTAATATAATCAGATGATATCTTCTTTAAAAATTTACCTTTAAAAAGGACCTCGGTCACCCCATTTTCATTTATAATATATTTAGGTTCAAATTTTTTATCGTACAATTTCTCATAGTTTCGTAATATAACATTCCGAATCGTCGATTTCGTTTTTTTATAATGTGAAGCTAAATCGCTCACAGAGTATTCAGTTTCATTTTCAGCTATAAAACTGTCATTTGACATAAAGATAAACCAAGATGCTGTCGGTCTTCCAAAAAATTTAGGGGATTTAATATTATTTGTCATTTTTATTTATATCCAAGTATAATTCGTCATCATTCCATAGCGTATTTTGCTTTGCAGATATTCCAAGCGCTGTCATTCGCCTCTGGTCATGCGTAATGAGATCATGGCAAGGAACACACAGAGTTCTCATTTCATCAAGCCCGCAGCCTCCACCGCCCCATGAAACAGGAGTAATATGGTCAGCGTCCCAAAGAGCAGCTCCATTTCGAGTTATAAACAGCTTAATTCTACGATTAGGATATCCATATTGCTTTAAAAATTTTTTTAAATTTTCTTCGCCGTGCGTTAGCAAGATTTTTAGGGCTTCATTTTTTAATTGTTCACAATCTCGCTTACATATTGCACAAATCCCGTGGTCTCGCTCAA from Fluviispira vulneris carries:
- a CDS encoding HNH endonuclease; translated protein: MKYKSSEQNRNMREPLRGKKSFRGKKLPECRWCHSEITGLRRSFCSDACVHEHKLRSDVSYMRAAVFERDHGICAICKRDCEQLKNEALKILLTHGEENLKKFLKQYGYPNRRIKLFITRNGAALWDADHITPVSWGGGGCGLDEMRTLCVPCHDLITHDQRRMTALGISAKQNTLWNDDELYLDINKNDK